In the Terriglobia bacterium genome, ACGCCACCAGCGTTGGGCTGGTGCTGCGGGATGCGAAGACGGATGCCTTGTTGCTCAAGGCGTTTCACTCTGACAGGTTCTGCTCGGTGAGCGAGACGCTGGCTCGCCGCGCCGTGGAGAGCCGCAAGGCCTTCATCTGGAAACGAAGCGCCGCGGGCGACCTCAGCGGGACCCTCCTGGAAGGGCCGATCGCAGTCGGGATGTATGCTCCGCTGGTTTGGCAGGAGGAAGCGCTGGGAGTGATCTGTGCGGATAGTCACAAGCTGGACGCGGTCTTCACCGAGGACGACCTGCGCCTGATGGTGATGATGGCACAGTATGCCGCCATGACGGTGGCCAACCACGATCTGCAGGAAACGCTGCGCCGCGAATCCGCCGTCAAGGCCAATCTGTTGCGCCAGTTCTCACCCGCCCTTGCCGAGCGGCTGCTGGCGCATCGCGGCCAGTTGCAACTCGGCGGCGAACGCCGCGAAGTGACCCTGCTTTGCTCCGATATCCGCGGGTTCACCATCATGTCCTCGCAGATGCAGCCGGACGAAATCCTGGGGACCTTGAACGAGTACTTCGGCTACCTCGTTCCCGTGATCTTCGCCAACCATGGAATGATCGACAAGTTCATGGGCGACGCGATCCTGGCCGTCTTTGGAAGCCCGGAGCCGGATCCGGCGCATCATGAACACGCGGTCAGAGCCGCCCTGGAGATGCAGGCCGTACTGGCGTGGTTGAATGACACCCGCGGCGCCCGGGGCGCGCGCATCTGCCAGGTCGGCATCGGCGTCCACTGCGGAGAGGTGGTCCAGGGATTTGTTGGTACCGCCGACCGCATGGAATTTACCGTCATTGGCGACGTCGTGAACCGAACGGCGCGCTATACCGCCGGCGCCGCCGGCGAGCAGATTCTGATCAGTCCTGATCTGCATGAGCGCGTCTGGCGGCTGGTGGAAGCGGAAGCCACCAAGATTGCCACCAAACACGAAGGCGATTTGGCCGCCTATCGCGTTCTTGGCCTGAAGCCCCGGCGGCGCGACCAGAGTGGCGCCAGTTCAGCCGCCGGACGCTGATCGCCGGGCGCAACCTCCCGGCTGGCGCACCTCGACTATGCAGCCGGGCGTTGGGAACGCCATAGGAGTCCGAGGCGCATGTACATCGTGGTCATGACGTCATACTGATCCAGGATCGGTTTGCATCGCGCTGTCGTCTGGGGAAATGCGATACCGAGGGAAAGTCTTGCCAGCGCCAGCAGCGCCAACACGCGCGTCATCACAGCGACGGAAGCCAGACTTCGCCCCGCCGAAGCTACTTGAGCGTTGGCTGCCGTTCTCGCGCACTGACCCGCCCGAACCAGGATGCCGGCGTTTTGCGCGAGGCGCCAGAGGTATTCGGCGGCCGCGACCCGCCGGGCACGCTGCACCATCCGAAACGCTCTTCCCGTCAGGCGCCGGCGCAAGTACATGTCTTGTGCAGGATCGATGAGATTCTGAAACGACTGCAGGTCGATGGGCTGAAGAAACTTGCGCACTTCTTCGATGTCGTGGACCGGTCGTATGTTTCCGCGCACCGCCCACCATACGATCACCAGTGAAGCAATGGAAGCAAGAACAATGCCAATTAAAAACATTATCCACGCCTGCTCAGCAGCTTAGTAAGAGCTGTATTCCACTCCTGCAGCCGGAGGTCGTCGCCGTACACGGTGAACGGGACGGAAACCTCGCGGCGCAGGAAATGAATCGTCCAGATGAGTACGCCACACAAGTATGCAACACTTTTCACCCAGCCATAGGTATTGGCGAAGATAATTCCATACCGGGTGGAAAGTGCCAACGCAACCACTTCGATACTGATGATAACCGCCATGCCGGCTGCGATACCGAACAGCTGCCGCTGCCATACCAGCCATAAGGATGAGGTCGCGACGAAGAGCAGAGTAATCAGGCCGAGTTGAACAATGGTCGCGCTACGATCCAGGGTCACAATACCCGCAGCGAGGCGACTCAGATCGGAACCCGGCGCGGAGGCTGCCGCGACCGCACCGACCAGCACCAGAAGCGCCGCCGACCACTTGAAAAGAATGGAGGCAAACATCGTCAGGCCCTCGTAAGCGCCCAACCCAAGGATGTAAATTTCGTGAATCACCAGCAGAACAAACATGGCATCGATCAGTGCGAGCGACCAGTACACACAAAAATATTCGAACGACGCTCCGCCCATCAGGTGGTATAAACCGAAACGAAGGAGAAACTTGGCGATCGAAAAGAGAAGATAAGCAAAGAACACCGGCGTTTGGGCCGCAATTCGATTGCGTACCATACGCGTTACCAGAATTGCCAGCAACGCTTGCGGAGCAATCCACAGCAAGTAATTCAGGAGTGTCTGCGCGTTCATATACCGACGGCGGGGCAGCATATCTCCCGCGCCGTCGGTGTTCAAGACATTTCTGGTCATCATACGGGAGGTACCAGAATGGGCGGCTTGCAGATCTGGGTCGACGGATCACACAGCGGAACCGGGTCCGAGTCCTTGAGAGGGGGCGGGTTGATTAGACTAGTTGTTGACAGAAGGAGTACAGCGGCGACAAACTTGATCCAGCATTTCACGGTGCAGCCTCCATTGCGCTGTTCGCACCGTGGAAGGTGCCGTGTTTTTCGCCATCGGCCTGTTCTTAATGGAATTTGATCTATGTTCCGAACTTAGAACACGTATGACTTTTTTGTCGGCTTACGAGGATTTTGTGGTTAGGACGCTGGCGTCGTTGCCAGGCTTACTCGCCAGGCTGGTTTATCTCGGAAGCCTGCGTGACGATGCCGGCGATTACTGCCACTGGGGAATGTCGAGGACATTCGGCCCAACCCGTACGTCGGAAGCACTCGCCCAAGCGCATGCAGAGGCCTGGCTCGAAGTGCTGCGCACACCCCTCCCGGCCCTGTTCGCGCAAGATCTTGAGATGGGAAGTGAGACTTGGCGGGGACAAGGAGAGAAGCTGACGCCGCCCGAGATGAGCGGCGGAACGAAGCGCCACTTCAATTCAATTCTTTTGGCGCTTTCCCAGCTTTCGCAGGCGGCGAAGGAACCCAATCAGAGAGCCGCATAGCGACGCCCACCACTTGCCCGAGCACCTCGGCCTCCTGCTGGTCCTTTAAGATGCGCGGTTGCACCGGCGACAGCGGATGCGGCTGTAACATGATCTGGTTTTGCTTCAGGGCGCACCAGCAGCAGGTGAATCCATCCCTGGTTTCGACAAGGTAAATGGGGCGTTCATATTCCGAGCGCCACATCCCCTCCGCGACTTTGTTCCTCGTTTCATCGATCTGAACGAACGATCCCGGCAGCAACAGGGGATACATCGTGAAATCCTCCATCCCGATGTACCCGTAGGTGTAAGCGGATTCCGCGAGCTGCTGTAAATAGAGGAACGGGATGGCGCCCCACTTGTCGATCATGCGGCCGAGATTGGTGGTACGCCGAATATCGAAGCCCGGGTCCATGCGAACCGGGACCTCGACTTTGGCGGTACCGATGGTGGCGCGCAGGAGGTGGGTTTTCGGCGGGTCGAAGACGCTCAGATCATTGGCGGTTTGGGCCAGGTTAACTCCGTACCATGACAGCAGCTCCTCGAAACGGACGCGGTAAATGACGGATAAGGTGTACAGCCTGAAGATGCTGGGGATGATGCCCTTGGTCTCGATATCCGAGAGCCGGCTCAGAGGGATGGTGTAATCCTCACTCTTATGCCTGGCAGCCAGGCGAACGCTGGCGGCCTCCACGTCTCGAATGGTCAAGCCAAGTTTGTCGCGAGCGGCTTTAAGTCTCTGACCGGCGTTCATCGACATCTCCGAGCGGCCTATTAGACGATAGTATGCTTGGTTCTACAAGGGAATTGCCACACCGCACAATTTCTTTCAAAACTCGCCCGTTCGTATTAAGCTATTTCCCCACCCAGGAAAATTTAAAGGAGCCTACTTTGGATCTTAGCAAGATTCTTGATCAATTGAGAAGTGAACGCGCGCGACTCGATGAAGCCATCATCGCACTTGAGCAAATCACTGGGAAACCAGGCCGGCGCGGTCGGGCGCCCGGAAGACCGCGGCGGAGGAGACTCTCGCCTGAGGGCAGAAGGCGGCTGTCGGAAATGATGAAGAAGCGCTGGGCGGAACGTAAGCGGCGCGCCAAGGCTGCCTAGGACGGTTGTTCCAAAATCAGAACAACTTCTGGTTTTGTCCGGCAGTGTGCGGCAACTGGCCGTAATCTCCTGTGAGGTTGCAGGGCTAGATCGTGGCCAAGAACGCACTGGTAATTCTCCGCAAGCAACGGGCCTCACTCGACCGCGCCATTCGGGCTTTGGAACAATTGCAAGAGCTCGGGTTCGCCGTCCCTCAGGACAGCAAGGATGCTGCCGTTGGGCAGGCTGGGGCGAGGGTGCTGCATCTGTGCAGGGAACTTGATCGAGAAGAACTCGATCAACCACCGCCTTTGCCAACAGGCAGCGATCCCGGCTACGAGTGAGGCGCTTGTTGGCCTGAGTGCGCGGACGCACCGGAATGCAACGGCGAATCGCCGGAACACCCTCATTGCGCTCGCGACAGCTTGAAGCGGCGCGCCGCCCACGCTGCGCCGCGCGCTGCCAACGCCGCAGCGCTGCCGCACGCTACCATGCCGGTCCGGCATAACCGCGCAACGTCTAATGCCCAGCGGCTTCGAGGCGAGGCGACCACGGCCGGTCAATTCTCTCCTGGCCGATCGTTCCGCTGTGTTCCATTTCTAGAACAAGAAAGGCGTGCAGTCCCGGAATTTGGCACACCGGGCTGCCAGTGGGCTGGAGGCGCGGGTGGCGAAGCGAGGGGGAGAGCCCGCTGCCGAAATCCCGAGCGCAGCGAGGGATCTTTCGTGCGAGGGAATTCAGGGTAGAAACTGGAGGCGCGGGTGAGAATCGAACTCACGCATAAAGGTTTTGCAGACCTCTCCCTTACCACTTGGGTACCGCGCCCTCTCAAAGACAGATCCTTCGCCGTGCGGCTCAGGATTTCGCCTGCGGGCTCCCGCTCCCCCTCGGCTGCGCTCGGGGTCGCTCACGCTCGCAAAGCGGCTCAACTTGGGTACCGCGCCCTCACTGGGTTGTACTTTCAAGAATACGCGTGGGCAGATCGGGAGTCGAGGTGTCCTCCCGCAGGCCGAAATCCCGAGCACAGCAAGATGCTGACACACCGGCCGAGGTACCGGCGTTGACCCGGTTTTCTGCGGTTCGCTATAATTGAAAAGTTGAGCGGGAGTAACTCAGCGGTAGAGTGCGACCTTGCCAAGGTCGAAGTCGCGGGTTCAAATCCCGTCTCCCGCTCCAGTTTTCCGCCGACCCTCGCTGCTGGCGAGGGTTTTGCGCATGGAGCACCCCGCCGTAGACGCAGGATCTAGGATCGCAGGTTCAGGGGCGCGGTAGCCAAGTGGTAAGGCCGAGGTCTGCAAAACCTCCATCGCCGGTTCGATTCCGGCCCGCGCCTCCAGTTTCCACCCTGAATTCCATACCGAAGTCCCTCGGCGCCAGGTCAAGATGCCCGGTGTACTCACGTTACTGACAAACTGAAAAACTGACTTACTGACCTGCTCATAAACCTGCCATACTGTCGCACCAGCGCGTTGTATCGAGAACCGAAAACCCAAAACCAATGACCTTCACCTTCCTCGACTGGGCCGCCATCGTCGCCTATCTCGGCATCACCCTCGCGCTCGGACTCTACTTTCGCAGCCGCTCCGGCAAGACCGTGGACGACTACTTCGTCTCCGGGCGCAACGTGAATTGGTGGCTCGCCGGCACGTCCATGGTCGCCACCACCTTCGCCGCCGACACCCCGCTGGTGGTCACCGGGCTGGTCTACCGCCAGGGCATCAGCGGCAACTGGCTGTGGTGGAGCTTCCTGCTCTCCGGGATGATGACTGTCTTCCTCTTCGCCCGGCTGTGGCGGCGTTCCGGGCTGCTCACCGACGTGCAATTCGCCGAGATTCGCTACAGCGGACGTCCCGCCGCCTTTCTTCGCGGATTTCGCGCGCTCTATCTCGGCTTGCTGATGAACTGCATCATCCTCGGCTGGGTGACCAAGGCGATGACATCCATTGTCAGCGTCACTCTGGGCGGCACGCCGCTGCTGAACTCGGTGAGCCGCGCGCTCACGCCCCTCGGCTCGCTCTGGTCCGGCCCCGACGGCGCCGCGCTCGCCATCTGCGTGCTCTTCCTGATTCCGTTTACCGGACTGTACGTCGCGCTTGGCGGACTTTGGGGCGTGCTCTGGACCGACCTGTTTCAGTTTGTCCTCAAGATGACCATCGTCATCGCGGTGGCGTATTACGCGGTGCATGCCATCGGCGGCATGGATGTCATGCTCGCCCGCCTGCGCGCGATGCAGGCGTCCACGCCGAATTCCACCAATCCCACGGCTCTGTTTCCCGACTTTTCGCACGGCCTGACCGCCGAAGTGATCTGGATGTACCCGGTCATCACTTTTCTGGTGAACATTGCGCTGCAGTGGTGGGCGTTCTGGTATCCGGGCGCCGAGCCCGGTGGTGGCGGCTATATCGCGCAGCGCATCTTCAGCGCCAAGGACGAGCGCCATGGCCTGCTCTCCGTCCTCTGGTTCAATGTCGCGCACTACGCCGTGCGCCCGTGGCCGTGGATCGTCACCGGCCTGGCGGTGGTCGTTCTGTATCCCGGCCTCGCCGAACCCGAGAAGGGCTACATGATGGTGCTCAATCAGCACCTTCCGCACGCCTTCCGCGGCATCGCCATCGCCGGGTTCCTGGCCGCGTTCATGTCCACCGTGGCCACGCAGCTGAACTGGGGAGCTTCCTACCTGGTCGCCGATTTCTACCGGCGTTTCATCAAGCGCAACGCCTCCGAGCGCCATTACGTAGTCGCCTCCCGTCTCGCCACCGTATTCTTGGTGATCGCCTCGGCGTGGGTTTCGGTGCAGTTGACCTCGATCGGCGGCGGCTGGCAGGTGGTGCTGGAAATCGGCGCCGGCACCGGGCTGGTTTACCTGCTGCGCTGGTACTGGTGGCGCATCAATGCCTGGAGCGAAATTTCCGCCATGGCTACCTCGCTCCTCGTCAGCCTGCTGCTGAATTGGAAGGGTCTGTGGCTGCGCGTTAGCGGCAATGAATCTCTGTTTGTCGGCAGCGGCCCGGTGGTGTTCGCGAAAACCGCGCTGACCACGACGATCATCACCACGCTGGCGTGGATCGTCGTGACTTTCCTGACCAAACCCGAACCCGAGCGCGTCCTGGTTTCCTTCTACCGCAAGACTCGACCCGACGTCCGCGGCTGGCGACCGATCGCGCGCCTCACGCCCGACGTTACCGCCAATCGCGACCTCGGCCGCAACCTGATCGCGTGGCTGCTGGGCTGCGCCATGGTTTACCTGGCGCTGTTTGGCCTGGGAAAACTGATTCTCAATCAGCCCGGACTTGGCATTGCGCTGCTGATCAGTTCAGTGGTGTGCGCGTTCCTGCTGTACAAAGAGCAGTCGAGCCGCGGTTGGGGAGCGGAACAGGATCAAGGGTCCGCATGATCGCAAAAAGCAGCCACGGCCTTCTGTCTTGAAGTTCTGCAGAACGCGCAACTGGTGCTGAGACCAAACCCCGCCGACCGCAGCAGACACCGCATCCATTAACTCAACTCCTTGGCGCATGCACAAGCCAGATTCACTAAGAGTAGAATCTCAGGCGTGAATCGCATTCTTGTCGCAATGATTGTTTTTCTCTCGTTTGCCTGTACTGCAAGCGCACAGGTGGCCTCTGAGCCCTCCGCGGTTATTGCTCGCGTCAGTGCTGCCACCGTTCTCGTCCTGTCCGGCGAGGGAGGGGGAAGGCTCAGTTCGATTAGCACTGGTGTCATCGTACGACCAAACGGTGTGTTCTTAACGGCGTATCACGCAATCAAGGAGGCACGAGAGGTTCAAGTACGCTTGAGAACGGGTGACGTTTACGACCAAGTTGTGTTACTTGGTGCCGATGAGCGCCGCGATGTTGCAGCATTAAAGATTACGGCCACAGGCCTGCCGACGCTGCCGGTAGGGTCGAGTGCAGATGCTAAGCCCGGTGGGGCCGCGTACGTAGTCTCCAACTCCAACGGCCTCGCTTGGAGTGCCAGCGCAGGTATTTTTGCGGCATCGAGGCTGGCCGATGAGATAAAGGGGGCGGGACAGGGATTCACAGTATTGCAATTCACCGCCCCAGTAAGTGGGGGCGCAAGCGGAGGGCCGCTCGTCGATTCAGGAGGTGCTCTCGTCGGAATCATTACCAGAGGAGCAGCTTCTGGTGTGGGATTCGCAGTCCCCATCGAAGCCGTAATCGGGCTGGCCGATGGGAACGTGAACCTGGCACTAGGGAGCGGCGCAGCATTACAGTTGCCCTCGAATCGACAGTCCCCGTCGTCCGCCGCCGTTGCCTCCTCCAATCCGCAAGAGATTGTTCGTGCCGCAAAAACAATCTGCATCAGTACCCGGACCATGTATTTCACGCCTGCAAGACTGGAAAGTGAATTTGTGCAGCAAAAGGACTTCGAAAATCTTGGCCTAATGCTTGTCA is a window encoding:
- a CDS encoding FHA domain-containing protein — its product is MRIVTCYRDTEKTWETREPDVVFGRTEEQSEAVLNLFPDKKVSRSHGRIWEEGGFYWIEDLNSKWGTRLNGLEIKGGGKHQLRIGDVIVAGNTTLRIGLSGPPDAPSRTKYLEQGSILLPDARQAEVAIARDVSANLLNAVPVEVVGEEAARRLKVICDVPLQLAGKTDREALLRVIVDRLVELLPNATSVGLVLRDAKTDALLLKAFHSDRFCSVSETLARRAVESRKAFIWKRSAAGDLSGTLLEGPIAVGMYAPLVWQEEALGVICADSHKLDAVFTEDDLRLMVMMAQYAAMTVANHDLQETLRRESAVKANLLRQFSPALAERLLAHRGQLQLGGERREVTLLCSDIRGFTIMSSQMQPDEILGTLNEYFGYLVPVIFANHGMIDKFMGDAILAVFGSPEPDPAHHEHAVRAALEMQAVLAWLNDTRGARGARICQVGIGVHCGEVVQGFVGTADRMEFTVIGDVVNRTARYTAGAAGEQILISPDLHERVWRLVEAEATKIATKHEGDLAAYRVLGLKPRRRDQSGASSAAGR
- a CDS encoding Na+:solute symporter → MTFTFLDWAAIVAYLGITLALGLYFRSRSGKTVDDYFVSGRNVNWWLAGTSMVATTFAADTPLVVTGLVYRQGISGNWLWWSFLLSGMMTVFLFARLWRRSGLLTDVQFAEIRYSGRPAAFLRGFRALYLGLLMNCIILGWVTKAMTSIVSVTLGGTPLLNSVSRALTPLGSLWSGPDGAALAICVLFLIPFTGLYVALGGLWGVLWTDLFQFVLKMTIVIAVAYYAVHAIGGMDVMLARLRAMQASTPNSTNPTALFPDFSHGLTAEVIWMYPVITFLVNIALQWWAFWYPGAEPGGGGYIAQRIFSAKDERHGLLSVLWFNVAHYAVRPWPWIVTGLAVVVLYPGLAEPEKGYMMVLNQHLPHAFRGIAIAGFLAAFMSTVATQLNWGASYLVADFYRRFIKRNASERHYVVASRLATVFLVIASAWVSVQLTSIGGGWQVVLEIGAGTGLVYLLRWYWWRINAWSEISAMATSLLVSLLLNWKGLWLRVSGNESLFVGSGPVVFAKTALTTTIITTLAWIVVTFLTKPEPERVLVSFYRKTRPDVRGWRPIARLTPDVTANRDLGRNLIAWLLGCAMVYLALFGLGKLILNQPGLGIALLISSVVCAFLLYKEQSSRGWGAEQDQGSA
- a CDS encoding helix-turn-helix domain-containing protein translates to MNAGQRLKAARDKLGLTIRDVEAASVRLAARHKSEDYTIPLSRLSDIETKGIIPSIFRLYTLSVIYRVRFEELLSWYGVNLAQTANDLSVFDPPKTHLLRATIGTAKVEVPVRMDPGFDIRRTTNLGRMIDKWGAIPFLYLQQLAESAYTYGYIGMEDFTMYPLLLPGSFVQIDETRNKVAEGMWRSEYERPIYLVETRDGFTCCWCALKQNQIMLQPHPLSPVQPRILKDQQEAEVLGQVVGVAMRLSDWVPSPPAKAGKAPKELN
- a CDS encoding serine protease produces the protein MNRILVAMIVFLSFACTASAQVASEPSAVIARVSAATVLVLSGEGGGRLSSISTGVIVRPNGVFLTAYHAIKEAREVQVRLRTGDVYDQVVLLGADERRDVAALKITATGLPTLPVGSSADAKPGGAAYVVSNSNGLAWSASAGIFAASRLADEIKGAGQGFTVLQFTAPVSGGASGGPLVDSGGALVGIITRGAASGVGFAVPIEAVIGLADGNVNLALGSGAALQLPSNRQSPSSAAVASSNPQEIVRAAKTICISTRTMYFTPARLESEFVQQKDFENLGLMLVKDPRVADLLITIDRPSFTYTFTYSVADSRTSLVLDSGKVTAIDGNSAAGKIAKQLVSNWAKIRRVAPASKAN